A window of Polaribacter litorisediminis contains these coding sequences:
- a CDS encoding isoamylase early set domain-containing protein, with amino-acid sequence MAIKKQFLKSKPVCKVTFTVPAEEASSVAVVGSFNEWNVEATPLKKLKNGSFKGTIDLETGSSYEFRYLVDGEYVNEQEADGTVWSDFAGAENSLLSL; translated from the coding sequence ATGGCAATTAAAAAACAATTTTTAAAAAGTAAACCAGTTTGTAAAGTAACTTTTACGGTACCTGCTGAAGAAGCTAGTAGTGTTGCAGTAGTTGGAAGTTTTAATGAGTGGAATGTAGAAGCGACACCTCTTAAAAAATTAAAAAATGGATCTTTTAAGGGTACTATTGATTTAGAAACAGGCAGTTCTTATGAATTCAGATATTTAGTTGACGGCGAATATGTTAATGAACAAGAAGCAGATGGTACTGTTTGGAGTGATTTTGCTGGCGCAGAAAACAGCTTATTAAGCTTATAA
- a CDS encoding thymidylate synthase, protein MKQYHDLVKHVLENGNEKGDRTGTGTKSVFGYQMRFDLSEGFPMVTTKKLHLKSIIYELLWFIKGDTNIKYLQENGVKIWNSWADKHGDLGPVYGHQWRNWNSDEVDQLKEVIDTLKKNPDSRRMLISAWNPSVLPDTSISFADNVANGKAALPPCHAFFQFYVSEGKLSCQLYQRSADIFLGVPFNIASYALFTMMIAQVCGYEAGDFIHTFGDAHIYNNHIKQLELQLSRDVRPLPKMTINPDITDIEDFSFDDFELSDYNPHPHIKGVVAI, encoded by the coding sequence ATGAAACAATATCACGATTTAGTAAAACACGTTTTAGAAAACGGAAACGAAAAAGGAGATAGAACAGGAACCGGAACAAAAAGTGTTTTTGGATATCAAATGCGTTTTGATTTAAGTGAGGGTTTCCCGATGGTAACGACTAAAAAGTTACATTTAAAATCTATTATTTATGAATTGCTTTGGTTTATAAAAGGGGATACGAATATTAAATACTTACAAGAAAACGGTGTAAAAATATGGAACTCTTGGGCGGATAAACATGGAGATCTAGGTCCAGTTTACGGCCACCAATGGCGAAACTGGAACAGCGATGAAGTAGATCAGTTAAAAGAAGTGATTGATACTTTAAAGAAAAATCCTGATTCTAGAAGAATGCTTATTTCTGCTTGGAACCCATCAGTATTGCCAGATACCAGCATTTCTTTTGCTGATAATGTTGCCAATGGAAAAGCAGCGCTACCTCCTTGCCATGCCTTTTTTCAGTTTTATGTTTCTGAAGGAAAATTATCGTGTCAGTTGTACCAAAGAAGTGCAGATATATTTTTAGGAGTTCCTTTTAATATTGCTTCTTATGCTTTGTTTACGATGATGATTGCACAAGTTTGTGGTTATGAGGCAGGTGATTTTATCCATACTTTTGGAGATGCACATATTTATAACAACCATATAAAACAATTAGAATTACAGTTGTCTAGAGATGTTAGGCCTTTACCAAAAATGACAATAAATCCAGATATCACAGACATAGAAGATTTTTCGTTTGATGATTTTGAGCTATCAGACTACAATCCTCATCCTCATATAAAAGGAGTCGTTGCGATATAG
- a CDS encoding NupC/NupG family nucleoside CNT transporter encodes MKKILVFVFCFLSISTFSQNTEVVSTLTEIIPSQGFSLNSLWRGVLGMFALILIAFLFSSNRKAIDWKKVGIGLSLQLLIAVGVLKVKFIQKIFEFIGSIFIEILEYTKAGSEFLFAGMVGDMNKFGYIFAFQVLPTIIFFSALTSLLFYLGIIQKVVKILAIGLSKFLGISGMESLSVAGNIFLGQTEAPLLIKAYLEKMNRSEMLLVMIGGMATVAGAVLAAYIGFLGGGDKELELIFAKHLLAASVMAAPGAIVISKMLYPQTEEVNTDVTVSQEKIGSNILDAIANGTTEGLRLAVNVGAMLLVFVAVIAMLNGILGWVGDITTLNSWMAVNTAYEALSLEAILGYIFAPLMWLIGVASEDIALMGQLLGIKLAASEFVGYIQLAELKNVASATHLTFNKSIIMATYMLCGFANFASIGIQIGGIGSLAPGQRKTLSEFGMKALLGGTIASLMSATIAGMIIG; translated from the coding sequence ATGAAAAAAATACTTGTTTTTGTTTTTTGCTTCTTATCCATTTCAACTTTTTCTCAAAATACAGAGGTAGTTTCTACATTAACTGAAATTATTCCGAGTCAAGGGTTTTCTTTAAATAGTTTATGGCGAGGAGTTTTAGGAATGTTTGCTCTGATTTTAATCGCTTTTTTATTCAGCAGTAACAGAAAAGCCATCGATTGGAAAAAAGTAGGAATTGGTTTGTCCTTGCAATTATTAATTGCAGTGGGGGTTTTAAAAGTAAAATTTATTCAGAAAATATTCGAATTTATTGGGAGTATTTTTATTGAAATTTTAGAATATACCAAAGCTGGTAGTGAATTCTTATTTGCAGGTATGGTTGGTGATATGAATAAATTTGGATACATTTTTGCTTTTCAAGTATTACCAACAATTATATTCTTCTCGGCACTAACTTCTTTGTTGTTTTATTTAGGAATTATTCAGAAAGTGGTAAAAATATTGGCAATTGGATTGTCAAAATTTTTAGGAATCTCTGGGATGGAAAGTTTGTCTGTTGCCGGAAATATCTTTTTAGGGCAAACCGAAGCACCATTGCTAATCAAAGCTTATTTAGAGAAAATGAATAGGTCAGAAATGTTATTGGTGATGATTGGAGGTATGGCAACAGTGGCCGGAGCAGTTTTGGCGGCCTATATTGGCTTCTTGGGTGGTGGTGATAAGGAATTAGAGCTCATTTTTGCCAAACATTTATTAGCAGCCTCTGTAATGGCAGCGCCTGGCGCTATTGTAATTTCTAAAATGTTGTACCCGCAAACGGAAGAAGTCAATACAGATGTTACAGTTTCTCAAGAAAAAATAGGCTCAAATATTTTAGATGCCATTGCAAACGGAACTACAGAGGGTTTGCGATTGGCGGTAAATGTCGGTGCAATGTTATTGGTTTTTGTCGCTGTAATTGCTATGCTTAACGGAATCTTAGGATGGGTAGGAGATATTACAACTCTAAACTCTTGGATGGCAGTAAATACTGCTTATGAAGCACTTTCGTTAGAAGCCATCTTAGGATATATTTTTGCGCCCTTAATGTGGCTAATTGGTGTTGCATCCGAAGATATTGCTTTAATGGGACAATTATTAGGGATAAAATTGGCGGCAAGTGAGTTTGTCGGTTATATTCAACTAGCAGAATTAAAAAACGTAGCAAGTGCCACGCATTTAACGTTTAACAAATCTATCATTATGGCAACGTATATGTTATGTGGCTTTGCAAATTTCGCCTCGATAGGGATACAAATAGGAGGGATAGGTTCTTTAGCGCCAGGTCAGCGTAAAACATTATCAGAATTTGGAATGAAGGCTTTATTAGGGGGTACCATTGCTTCTTTAATGTCTGCAACCATTGCAGGAATGATTATAGGGTAA
- a CDS encoding bifunctional nuclease family protein encodes MSLIQLTIKGISYSQTQSGAYALVLSEIDGARTLPIIIGAFEAQSIAIALESEIRPPRPLTHDLFKTFSDAFDINIKEVIIHKLVDGVFFSSLICEREGKEEIIDTRTSDAIAIAVRFDAPIFTYENIIDKAGIYLKVDEEMAIENKFGSKEVSLETEKVDIKDTGNFSNLTLKELQKQLHTAVDNENYELAAKIRDEISKRS; translated from the coding sequence ATGAGTTTAATACAATTAACCATTAAAGGTATTTCTTACAGCCAAACTCAAAGTGGTGCTTACGCATTGGTTTTGAGTGAAATAGATGGGGCAAGAACCTTGCCTATAATAATCGGAGCTTTTGAAGCACAATCGATAGCCATCGCTTTAGAATCAGAAATAAGACCACCAAGACCACTTACGCACGATTTATTCAAAACATTTTCTGATGCTTTTGATATCAATATTAAAGAGGTTATTATTCATAAATTAGTAGATGGTGTTTTCTTTTCTAGTTTAATCTGTGAAAGAGAAGGCAAAGAAGAAATCATAGATACAAGAACTTCTGATGCTATTGCCATTGCTGTTCGGTTTGATGCACCTATTTTTACGTATGAAAATATTATAGATAAAGCGGGAATTTATCTAAAAGTTGATGAAGAAATGGCCATTGAAAATAAGTTTGGGTCTAAGGAGGTATCGCTAGAAACAGAGAAAGTAGACATTAAAGATACTGGCAATTTTTCAAATCTTACTTTAAAAGAATTACAAAAGCAATTACATACTGCCGTGGATAATGAAAATTACGAATTAGCAGCAAAAATAAGAGACGAGATAAGTAAGCGTTCTTAA
- a CDS encoding electron transfer flavoprotein subunit alpha/FixB family protein — MSVLVFANSTDGKFKKNAFEVVSYGKKVAEQLGSTVVVVTINANNTETLYTYGADKVFSVTNDALSTFNAKAYASVIQQVADAQNSSVVILDSSIDTLHVAPILAVALDAGYVSNVVALPSSTSPFTVKRKAFSNKAFSNTVIAADTKVIGVAQNSYGVFENPVTGTTESFDATIADSGVKSEKVERVTGQVTIADADVVVSAGRGLKGPENWGMIEELAGVLGAATACSKPVSDLGWRPHGEHVGQTGKPVATNLYIAIGISGAIQHLAGINASKVKVVINTDPEAPFFKAADYGIVGDAFEVVPKLIEKLKAFKQA, encoded by the coding sequence ATGTCAGTTTTAGTTTTTGCCAATTCAACAGACGGAAAATTTAAGAAAAATGCTTTTGAAGTAGTTTCTTATGGAAAAAAGGTAGCAGAACAACTCGGAAGTACTGTAGTTGTTGTAACCATAAATGCAAATAATACAGAAACTTTGTATACCTATGGAGCGGACAAAGTATTTTCAGTTACAAACGATGCTTTATCAACTTTTAATGCAAAAGCATATGCTTCGGTAATTCAACAAGTTGCAGATGCTCAAAATTCATCCGTAGTTATTTTAGATTCTAGTATCGATACTTTGCATGTTGCACCTATCTTAGCAGTTGCACTAGATGCAGGTTATGTTTCTAATGTAGTAGCGTTGCCGAGTTCTACAAGTCCTTTTACTGTGAAAAGAAAGGCGTTTTCTAACAAAGCTTTTAGCAATACAGTAATAGCAGCGGATACTAAGGTGATTGGAGTTGCTCAAAATTCTTACGGAGTTTTTGAAAACCCAGTAACAGGAACCACAGAAAGTTTTGATGCTACAATTGCAGATTCTGGTGTAAAATCTGAAAAAGTAGAACGAGTTACAGGACAAGTAACGATTGCAGATGCAGATGTAGTTGTTTCTGCAGGACGGGGTTTAAAAGGGCCTGAAAATTGGGGTATGATTGAGGAATTAGCTGGTGTTTTAGGTGCCGCTACAGCCTGCTCTAAGCCTGTTTCAGATTTAGGATGGCGTCCTCACGGAGAACATGTAGGTCAAACCGGGAAGCCTGTAGCGACTAATTTGTATATTGCCATCGGAATTTCTGGAGCCATTCAGCATTTGGCAGGTATTAATGCATCTAAAGTAAAAGTAGTCATTAACACAGATCCTGAAGCACCTTTCTTTAAAGCTGCAGATTACGGTATTGTTGGTGATGCTTTTGAGGTTGTACCCAAATTAATCGAGAAGTTAAAAGCTTTTAAGCAAGCTTAA
- a CDS encoding electron transfer flavoprotein subunit beta/FixA family protein encodes MKILVCISNVPDTTSKINFTENDTKFDTNGVQFVINPYDEFCLTRAMWFKEKQGASVTVVNVGTAATEPTLRKALAIGADDAIRVNMESVDGLSVAKQLAEVVKNGGYDLVLAGRESIDYNGGMVPGMLASLLDFNFVNGCVGMEVDGTAVSLTREIDGGNESLTASLPMVVAGQKGIVEEKDLRIPNMRGIMMARKKPLKVLEPVAGENATSIASFEKPAPKGAVKLVAADNIDELINLLHNEAKVI; translated from the coding sequence ATGAAAATATTGGTGTGTATAAGTAATGTGCCTGATACTACTTCAAAAATTAATTTTACAGAAAATGATACAAAGTTTGATACAAACGGAGTTCAGTTTGTGATTAATCCATACGACGAATTCTGTTTAACAAGAGCCATGTGGTTTAAAGAAAAGCAAGGTGCAAGTGTAACTGTTGTAAATGTTGGTACAGCTGCTACAGAACCTACCTTAAGAAAAGCTTTGGCAATTGGTGCTGATGATGCGATTCGTGTAAATATGGAGTCTGTTGATGGGTTATCGGTTGCAAAACAATTGGCAGAAGTTGTGAAAAATGGAGGTTATGATTTGGTTTTAGCAGGAAGAGAATCCATAGATTATAATGGAGGAATGGTTCCTGGGATGTTAGCTTCTTTATTAGATTTTAATTTTGTAAATGGTTGTGTAGGGATGGAAGTTGATGGAACTGCAGTTTCATTAACAAGAGAAATTGATGGCGGGAATGAGTCTTTAACAGCTTCTTTGCCTATGGTCGTTGCAGGTCAAAAAGGAATTGTAGAAGAGAAAGATTTGCGAATTCCAAATATGCGCGGAATTATGATGGCTCGTAAAAAACCCTTAAAAGTTTTAGAACCGGTTGCAGGGGAAAATGCCACATCTATAGCATCATTTGAAAAGCCAGCGCCAAAAGGAGCCGTAAAGTTAGTAGCTGCAGATAATATAGATGAGTTGATTAACTTATTGCATAACGAAGCAAAAGTTATTTAA